In a genomic window of Glaciimonas sp. PCH181:
- a CDS encoding branched-chain amino acid ABC transporter permease, with translation MEILLQLVFSGIALGMIYAVIAFGYQLTFATSGTLNFGQGEALMLGALVGLSLVGNIHGGPYLNYWLMIPVVIAFGALQGVVVEWIGVRPAIKIKSEFGWIMSTIALAIIFKNVAENIWGKDDLTFPTPLTATPFQVFGANVQPMQVVVVLGALAMMFAVEMFNRKSIYGKAVVATANDRDAAGLMGINTSMVITFSYALSSATAAFAGVLIAPLTLTGATMGTALGLKAFAVAIIGGLTSGMGAIVGGLILGIAETLTGFYISTGYKEVPGLVLLLLVLAIKPAGLFGKTAIKKV, from the coding sequence ATGGAAATTCTTCTCCAGCTAGTTTTTAGCGGTATCGCGTTAGGCATGATTTACGCGGTCATCGCTTTCGGTTATCAACTTACTTTTGCCACCTCAGGCACGCTGAATTTTGGGCAGGGCGAAGCATTGATGCTGGGCGCGCTGGTTGGCCTCAGCCTGGTCGGCAATATTCACGGCGGTCCCTATTTGAATTACTGGCTGATGATCCCGGTCGTCATTGCGTTTGGTGCGTTACAAGGCGTCGTGGTTGAATGGATCGGCGTGCGTCCGGCCATCAAGATTAAATCTGAATTCGGCTGGATCATGTCAACGATCGCACTCGCGATCATCTTTAAAAATGTCGCTGAAAATATCTGGGGAAAGGACGATCTGACTTTCCCAACGCCATTAACGGCTACACCATTTCAAGTATTTGGCGCTAACGTGCAGCCGATGCAAGTAGTCGTGGTTCTGGGTGCGCTGGCAATGATGTTTGCGGTTGAGATGTTCAATCGCAAATCGATCTACGGAAAAGCAGTAGTTGCGACCGCAAATGATCGGGATGCGGCCGGATTGATGGGCATTAATACCAGCATGGTGATTACGTTCTCCTATGCGTTGTCGTCCGCGACTGCTGCTTTCGCTGGCGTCCTCATTGCACCCTTAACTCTGACCGGCGCAACGATGGGCACCGCGTTAGGTTTGAAAGCATTTGCAGTGGCGATTATTGGTGGATTGACTTCGGGCATGGGTGCCATCGTTGGTGGCCTGATTTTGGGCATTGCCGAAACTTTGACTGGATTTTATATCTCGACCGGCTACAAAGAAGTCCCTGGATTGGTCTTGTTACTCTTGGTATTAGCCATTAAGCCTGCCGGATTATTTGGCAAAACCGCGATCAAGAAGGTGTAA